Proteins from a genomic interval of Candidatus Hydrothermales bacterium:
- a CDS encoding GntG family PLP-dependent aldolase yields the protein MPKIIDLRSDTVTKPTPEMYEAMLKAPLGDDVLGDDPTVKELEELAAKKTGFEAALFVPSGTMGNAIAVKVWAKEGSEIIVEEMSHIYNFEVAHLAEISRVLPRPLKSKKGFIDPDEIRKNIKKERLHVSGTSLICLENTHNYWGGKVLTPDYLKEVKEIADYYNIPIHLDGARIFNAAKFLKIDVKELTRYADSLMFCLSKGLSCPVGSILCSSKEFIEKARRVRKMLGGGMRQVGILAACGIVALNKMIDRLEEDHQKAKKLALGLHSIPWIKIDLEDVETNIVIIEVKRDEEEICNMLKERGILALPFGKGRIRFVTHKDVDFSDIDYVVEVMKKI from the coding sequence ATGCCAAAGATCATCGATTTGAGAAGTGATACCGTAACAAAACCAACCCCTGAAATGTATGAGGCAATGTTAAAGGCCCCTTTAGGTGATGATGTTCTTGGAGACGACCCTACAGTTAAGGAACTTGAGGAACTTGCAGCAAAAAAGACAGGCTTTGAGGCAGCCCTTTTTGTTCCATCAGGAACTATGGGAAATGCTATAGCAGTTAAAGTATGGGCAAAAGAAGGATCTGAAATTATTGTAGAAGAAATGTCTCATATTTATAACTTTGAAGTAGCTCACCTTGCCGAAATCTCAAGAGTTTTACCAAGACCACTTAAAAGCAAAAAGGGCTTCATTGATCCAGATGAAATTAGAAAAAACATAAAAAAGGAGCGACTCCACGTCTCAGGCACCTCTTTAATCTGTCTTGAAAACACTCATAACTACTGGGGAGGAAAAGTTTTAACCCCTGATTACTTAAAAGAGGTTAAAGAAATAGCGGATTATTACAATATACCAATTCATCTTGATGGTGCAAGAATCTTCAATGCTGCTAAATTTTTAAAAATTGATGTAAAAGAATTAACTAGATACGCAGACTCTTTAATGTTTTGCCTTTCAAAAGGTCTATCATGTCCTGTGGGATCTATATTATGCTCCTCAAAAGAATTTATCGAAAAAGCAAGAAGAGTTAGAAAAATGCTCGGAGGAGGAATGAGACAAGTAGGAATTCTTGCTGCCTGTGGAATAGTTGCTTTAAACAAAATGATAGATAGACTTGAAGAAGACCATCAAAAAGCAAAAAAATTAGCTTTAGGACTTCATTCTATACCATGGATAAAAATTGATTTAGAAGATGTAGAAACAAATATTGTAATAATAGAAGTAAAAAGAGATGAAGAAGAAATATGTAATATGCTGAAAGAAAGAGGCATACTTGCTCTTCCCTTTGGAAAAGGAAGGATAAGGTTTGTTACTCACAAGGATGTAGATTTCTCAGATATAGACTATGTTGTTGAGGTAATGAAGAAAATTTAG
- a CDS encoding ribonuclease Z, translated as MRIVFLGTGTGIPQKNNYPTAIYVESDKSKVVFDFGEGIMKSLIEKNIDINDIDAVFLTHFHVDHVIGIVPLLFAFRYEANPRKKTFYIMGPRGTKNFIGRLFKTFKGQLEPTSYKLVIKELPLNKPMNFKDIKIKTFKTNHRRESIGYIIYSGKKRICYTGDTGYDKDYKKVLKKIDILITECSLPIDVKNHLNPQKLIKLLEDIKPSQTYLVHIYPVMKRSAIVRHLINRKVFIPKKYSEILI; from the coding sequence ATGAGAATAGTGTTTCTTGGGACAGGAACAGGGATTCCTCAAAAAAATAACTATCCGACTGCAATTTATGTTGAAAGTGATAAAAGTAAAGTAGTTTTTGATTTTGGAGAAGGTATAATGAAAAGTCTTATAGAGAAAAATATTGATATAAATGATATAGATGCTGTTTTTCTAACTCATTTTCATGTTGATCATGTTATTGGAATTGTACCACTCCTTTTTGCTTTTAGATATGAGGCTAATCCAAGGAAAAAAACTTTTTACATTATGGGTCCTAGAGGTACTAAAAATTTTATAGGAAGACTCTTTAAAACTTTTAAGGGTCAGCTCGAGCCAACAAGCTATAAGCTTGTAATAAAGGAATTACCTCTTAATAAGCCTATGAATTTTAAGGACATTAAAATAAAAACTTTTAAGACAAATCATAGGAGAGAAAGCATTGGTTATATAATTTATTCGGGTAAAAAGCGAATATGCTATACGGGTGATACAGGATATGATAAAGATTACAAAAAAGTTTTGAAGAAGATTGATATTTTAATAACAGAGTGTTCATTACCGATTGATGTAAAAAACCATCTAAATCCTCAGAAGCTAATAAAACTATTGGAGGATATTAAGCCTTCTCAAACTTATTTAGTTCATATATATCCTGTTATGAAAAGAAGTGCTATAGTTAGACATTTAATAAATAGGAAAGTTTTTATTCCTAAAAAGTATTCTGAAATATTAATTTGA
- a CDS encoding methyl-accepting chemotaxis protein has protein sequence MKDKVLKSLFYGFRARLFFFFFPYTFIIIASFPLFFILYIKNTLRDNIVRSTYYLFNVASDRVKQAILFEDSLLIKDLIREFFKNENIIYIGIYSGDTLKKFYEFGTEMKRTHIEGIPYSDCLTCHRKEEKNIYGETSDYFDIVYPIISDDKEAPIGFLRIIHSKKEILDLQKRAFSIALFFSVIFFVIGGVISILFSNLLINPINVFKNKLKEIAEGGVDLTRKIKLNRRDEFSEMAEFFNEFLEKLKSNVIKTVEISEKIKSFSEDISSATEELTASSNEVTGTVQKMALLASETASRVIDASKSVKEILELSLSTSEESREMENLEREALNLAIKGREISELVMQKLSEMQREISSLRENVVGLSQMLRGVSEITESIQVFMKRANLLSLNAYIEAARAGEYGKGFAIVAQEIRKLSEDSRSSSIKIQEIVENINQGMQETLVAMKRVNDSLLSSKEIILEAVSQMKKIADQTEETMDRTSKVAKLSQKGREEIEKLAKFMDKVGEMAETVSVSSQQIAASMEEQLAAMEEITATVSELGKLGDGIRELLGKFKV, from the coding sequence ATGAAAGATAAAGTTTTAAAAAGTCTCTTTTACGGGTTTAGAGCTAGGCTCTTTTTTTTCTTTTTCCCCTATACTTTTATCATTATAGCTTCTTTTCCCCTTTTTTTTATTCTTTATATAAAGAATACATTAAGGGACAATATAGTAAGATCAACGTATTATCTTTTTAATGTTGCAAGTGACAGGGTAAAACAGGCTATTTTATTTGAGGATTCATTACTTATAAAAGATTTAATAAGAGAATTTTTTAAAAATGAGAATATTATATACATTGGGATTTACTCAGGGGATACCTTAAAAAAGTTTTATGAATTTGGAACTGAGATGAAAAGGACTCATATAGAAGGTATTCCTTATAGTGATTGTTTAACTTGTCATCGAAAGGAGGAAAAAAATATATATGGAGAGACAAGTGATTATTTTGACATTGTTTACCCAATAATTTCAGATGATAAAGAAGCTCCAATAGGTTTCTTAAGAATTATACATAGTAAAAAGGAAATTTTAGATTTGCAAAAGAGAGCATTTTCGATAGCTTTGTTTTTTTCAGTTATATTTTTTGTTATTGGAGGAGTAATTTCGATTCTATTTTCTAATTTGCTTATTAATCCCATAAACGTATTTAAGAATAAATTAAAGGAAATAGCTGAAGGGGGGGTGGATTTAACGAGAAAAATTAAATTGAATAGAAGAGATGAGTTTAGTGAAATGGCAGAATTTTTCAATGAGTTTTTAGAAAAATTAAAAAGTAATGTAATAAAAACCGTAGAAATTTCAGAGAAGATAAAGAGTTTTTCTGAGGATATTTCAAGTGCTACAGAGGAGCTAACTGCTTCGTCTAATGAAGTAACCGGAACAGTTCAAAAAATGGCTCTTTTAGCTTCTGAAACTGCCTCTAGGGTTATTGATGCCTCAAAGTCTGTAAAAGAAATATTAGAACTTTCTTTATCAACTTCAGAGGAATCAAGAGAGATGGAGAATCTTGAAAGAGAAGCTTTAAACCTTGCAATAAAGGGAAGAGAAATTTCTGAACTGGTAATGCAAAAATTATCAGAGATGCAAAGGGAAATTTCATCTTTAAGGGAAAATGTTGTTGGTCTTTCTCAAATGCTTAGGGGTGTAAGTGAAATAACAGAAAGCATTCAAGTTTTTATGAAAAGAGCCAACCTTTTATCTCTAAATGCTTACATAGAAGCAGCAAGAGCAGGGGAATATGGAAAGGGTTTTGCAATAGTGGCACAAGAGATAAGAAAACTTTCAGAAGATTCAAGAAGTTCCTCAATAAAGATTCAAGAAATTGTTGAGAATATAAATCAGGGTATGCAGGAAACATTAGTTGCAATGAAAAGGGTTAACGATTCGCTTTTAAGTTCAAAGGAAATTATTTTGGAGGCTGTATCTCAAATGAAAAAAATTGCTGATCAAACTGAAGAAACAATGGATCGTACAAGTAAAGTTGCAAAACTTTCACAAAAGGGGAGAGAGGAAATAGAAAAATTGGCAAAATTTATGGATAAAGTAGGTGAAATGGCTGAAACTGTCTCAGTTTCTTCACAACAGATTGCAGCTAGTATGGAGGAGCAGCTTGCTGCAATGGAAGAAATTACGGCAACTGTTTCTGAACTTGGAAAACTCGGTGATGGAATTAGAGAACTTCTGGGTAAGTTTAAAGTTTAG
- a CDS encoding amidophosphoribosyltransferase — protein sequence MCGIIGYLEKERRRDLGEIAYVSLEMLQHRGQDAAGIYTFEGRLIKGQGTVDQVFSSEVIKSIEGRGFIGQTRYPTTKTKREAQPVAYESLCMVHNGHIKNVSEILEKFGNPGFETEIDIIAFFSIYQKSKKLEKFAEESLSNLKGGYSLLGIIKDKLLFALRDPYGIRPLFYSFDENRVSISSETIALEKLGFKDFIEVERGSLLIVDSDLNIKIRKIFTKEYKFCSFEIVYFSRTTSKFKGRQIFEYREELGRVLCDIFLKNHKNFDFKDTVISPVPETSRAAAEGFFKRLKERGIEIPLVDVLEKHRYGGRNFIKPSEEIRRRQVFYTLTPIEKNLKQKKIILIDDSIVRGTTLSRMVKILREKGAKEIHLCITYPPIRYSCFYGIDTPTREELIAAFKDEKEVAKEIGADSLTYMTLDGLKEVLGEEICYACHDGSYINI from the coding sequence ATGTGTGGGATAATAGGATATCTCGAAAAGGAAAGAAGAAGGGATCTAGGCGAAATTGCCTACGTTTCTCTCGAAATGCTTCAACATAGAGGGCAAGATGCAGCAGGTATATACACTTTTGAGGGAAGGCTTATAAAAGGTCAAGGAACTGTAGATCAGGTATTTAGTAGTGAAGTAATAAAAAGTATCGAAGGAAGAGGCTTTATTGGTCAAACAAGATACCCTACAACAAAAACAAAAAGAGAGGCTCAACCTGTAGCTTACGAATCTTTATGTATGGTTCATAACGGTCATATTAAAAATGTTTCTGAAATCTTGGAAAAATTTGGGAACCCTGGTTTTGAAACAGAAATAGATATAATAGCCTTCTTTTCTATATACCAAAAAAGTAAAAAACTTGAAAAATTTGCGGAAGAATCACTCTCAAACTTAAAGGGTGGGTATTCACTTCTTGGAATTATAAAAGATAAACTTCTATTTGCCCTTAGGGATCCTTATGGCATAAGACCACTTTTTTACTCTTTTGATGAGAACAGAGTATCTATTTCCTCTGAAACAATTGCTCTTGAAAAACTTGGCTTTAAAGATTTTATAGAAGTTGAAAGAGGTTCACTTTTAATTGTAGATAGTGATTTAAATATAAAAATAAGAAAAATTTTTACAAAGGAGTATAAATTCTGTTCCTTTGAAATTGTTTATTTTTCGAGAACAACCTCAAAGTTTAAGGGTAGACAGATTTTTGAATACAGAGAAGAATTGGGAAGGGTATTGTGTGATATTTTCCTTAAAAATCATAAAAACTTTGATTTTAAGGATACAGTAATTTCACCAGTTCCTGAAACTTCAAGAGCAGCTGCAGAAGGGTTTTTCAAAAGGTTAAAAGAAAGGGGAATTGAAATTCCTCTTGTTGACGTACTTGAAAAACATAGATACGGCGGAAGAAACTTTATAAAACCATCAGAAGAAATAAGAAGAAGACAAGTCTTCTATACTTTAACTCCAATTGAAAAAAACTTAAAACAAAAAAAAATAATATTAATCGATGATAGCATAGTCAGGGGAACAACACTTTCAAGAATGGTTAAAATACTCAGAGAAAAGGGGGCAAAAGAAATTCATCTCTGCATTACCTATCCACCAATAAGATACTCCTGTTTCTACGGAATTGATACACCAACAAGAGAGGAACTTATAGCCGCCTTTAAAGATGAAAAGGAAGTAGCAAAGGAGATTGGAGCAGATTCTTTAACTTACATGACCTTAGATGGACTTAAGGAAGTTTTGGGAGAGGAAATATGTTATGCCTGTCATGACGGTAGTTACATAAACATATGA
- the ruvB gene encoding Holliday junction branch migration DNA helicase RuvB: MKILNPFLTQEDISLNELLRPNSFDEFIGKDKIKENLRVFIQAAKKRKESLDHVIFTGPPGLGKTTLSYIIAKEMGSNIKTLSGPIIEKPFDLVSVLTNLKKGDVLFIDEIHRLPRSVEEYLYSAMENFEIEIMVDKGPHAKPIKIKIPPFTLVGATTRLGLLTGPIQSRFGIHIRIDYYDIYELKEIVKRSSRILNIKIEDDAAFEIAKRGRGTPRIVNRLLKRVRDFADYKSKNKIDLEITRYALEKLEVDDLGLNEMDKKILYMIYEKFNGGPVGLKTLSLAIGEDMGTIEEVYEPYLLREGLIERTPRGRRITLKAIKHLDMKRKSIFKE, encoded by the coding sequence ATGAAAATTTTAAATCCTTTTTTAACCCAAGAGGATATCTCTTTAAATGAGCTATTAAGGCCAAATAGTTTCGATGAATTTATAGGTAAAGATAAAATAAAGGAAAATTTGAGAGTTTTTATTCAAGCTGCAAAGAAGAGGAAAGAGTCCTTAGATCATGTAATATTTACGGGTCCGCCTGGGCTTGGTAAAACAACACTTTCTTATATAATCGCTAAAGAAATGGGAAGCAACATAAAAACTCTTTCAGGACCTATCATTGAGAAACCCTTTGATCTTGTATCTGTTTTAACGAATTTAAAAAAGGGAGATGTTTTGTTTATTGATGAAATTCATAGGTTACCAAGAAGTGTTGAGGAGTATCTTTATTCTGCTATGGAGAATTTTGAAATTGAAATAATGGTAGATAAGGGACCACATGCAAAACCAATAAAAATTAAAATACCACCTTTTACACTTGTTGGAGCGACCACAAGACTTGGACTTTTGACAGGACCAATACAATCAAGGTTTGGAATCCACATAAGAATTGATTACTATGATATTTATGAGTTAAAAGAGATAGTGAAAAGGTCTAGTAGGATTTTGAATATAAAAATTGAGGATGATGCAGCTTTTGAAATTGCAAAAAGAGGTAGGGGTACACCTAGAATAGTAAATAGACTATTAAAGAGAGTTAGAGATTTTGCAGATTATAAGTCAAAAAATAAAATTGACCTTGAAATTACAAGGTATGCTCTTGAAAAATTAGAGGTGGATGATCTTGGATTAAATGAAATGGACAAAAAAATCCTCTACATGATTTACGAAAAGTTTAACGGTGGACCTGTTGGACTTAAAACACTCTCTTTAGCAATTGGAGAAGATATGGGTACAATTGAAGAGGTATACGAGCCTTATCTTTTGAGAGAGGGACTTATTGAGAGAACACCTAGGGGAAGAAGGATAACATTAAAGGCTATAAAACATTTAGATATGAAGAGAAAATCTATTTTTAAAGAATGA
- a CDS encoding DUF4388 domain-containing protein produces MEKGLECDLKYFSVSEILQLMDRFKKTGKIEIEIKNKKGEIYVFEGRCVHSTFGNLEGIDAIYEMAQFVEGKLTFYPSVISERRTVSAPFTVLKDEIERRSFEIRGLREKLPSLDTVMVKTDKPPSELTLRKTDWKILTLIDGKKNLREVIESSGLGLLESFKSLAYLSEKGLIVDPKESEKAKEGLIRFLNEWLKELSGEVETEIKKLGEFIIENLKKTNPTVGNSIIFGKEFSLPESLNLSFKDVEEIKRSLEETLRSKLEEIYGKVLAEKKIEVIKKKL; encoded by the coding sequence ATGGAGAAGGGTCTTGAATGTGATTTAAAATATTTTTCGGTTAGTGAAATTTTACAGTTAATGGATAGGTTTAAAAAGACAGGTAAGATAGAGATAGAAATTAAAAATAAAAAGGGTGAAATATACGTTTTTGAGGGCAGATGTGTTCATTCAACATTTGGTAACTTAGAAGGTATTGATGCAATTTATGAGATGGCACAATTTGTGGAGGGGAAGTTAACTTTTTATCCCTCTGTAATCTCTGAAAGAAGAACGGTTTCAGCGCCTTTTACGGTTTTAAAAGATGAAATAGAAAGGAGAAGCTTTGAAATAAGAGGGTTAAGGGAAAAGCTGCCTTCTCTTGATACGGTAATGGTAAAGACTGATAAGCCCCCTTCAGAGCTAACTTTACGGAAAACAGACTGGAAGATTTTAACACTTATAGATGGAAAGAAAAATTTAAGAGAAGTAATAGAGTCAAGTGGACTTGGTTTACTTGAAAGTTTTAAAAGTCTTGCTTATTTAAGCGAAAAGGGGTTAATCGTTGATCCGAAAGAAAGTGAAAAGGCAAAAGAAGGTCTTATTAGATTTTTGAATGAATGGCTAAAAGAATTATCAGGTGAGGTTGAAACTGAAATAAAAAAGCTTGGTGAATTTATAATTGAAAATTTAAAGAAAACAAATCCAACGGTGGGAAATTCAATAATTTTTGGAAAGGAATTTAGTTTGCCTGAAAGTTTAAATCTTTCCTTTAAGGATGTTGAAGAGATAAAAAGGTCTTTAGAGGAGACTTTAAGGTCAAAATTAGAGGAAATTTACGGTAAGGTACTGGCAGAAAAAAAGATTGAAGTAATTAAGAAGAAGTTATGA